A stretch of Gambusia affinis linkage group LG10, SWU_Gaff_1.0, whole genome shotgun sequence DNA encodes these proteins:
- the alpi.1 gene encoding alkaline phosphatase, intestinal, tandem duplicate 1 isoform X1: protein MLMELCGSSNFQVILLGLIMMPVGLAAMDSQAFHELEKDPSYWDSKAKATLDAALKLHPRQHRAKNIILFLGDGMGVSTVSAARILRGQNEGGSGEETVLAMDTFPYVALSKTYSVDKQVADSASTATAYHCGVKANAKTVGLSAKAVAYECNTTFGNEVYSVLRRAKAQGKSVGIVTTTRVQHASPAAAYAHSVSRSWYSDADLPSSAQKHGCVDIATQLVTNFDIDVILGGGRMYMTPKGTPDPEYPTSSSRKGNRKDKKNLIDVWLNAKPNKKSLYVWHKKEFDEINVKTTDRLMGLFEAKDMRFDVFRNTTRDPSIVEMTEKAIQILRKNPKGYFLFVEGGRIDHGHHDGIAKLALTEAEMFDRAIERAAQITRESDTLTVVTADHSHVFTFGGNTPRGNPIFGLAPKKADDEMPFTSILYANGPGYVHVNGTRGNITTVDYLDEEYMQQAAVPLDAETHGGEDVAIYAKGPMAHLFHGVKEQNYVAHVMAYAACLEPYKNCPPHHHSHSSAGSVNRHLGLLVNMLVLLWFLR from the exons ATGCTGATGGAACTTTGCGGGTCCAGCAATTTTCAGGTTATACTTTTGGGTCTCATCATGATGCCTGTAGGCCTGGCCGCTATGGACAGCCAAG CCTTTCATGAACTTGAGAAGGACCCTTCCTACTGGGACTCAAAAGCAAAGGCAACACTGGATGCTGCACTGAAGCTCCATCCTCGACAACACCGAGCTAAAAACATCATTCTTTTTCTTGGTGATG GGATGGGTGTGTCTACGGTTTCAGCAGCACGTATCTTGCGAGGTCAGAATGAGGGCGGATCTGGGGAAGAGACAGTGCTGGCCATGGACACCTTCCCATATGTTGCCCTCTCTAAG ACCTACAGTGTGGATAAGCAGGTTGCGGACAGTGCCAGCACAGCCACGGCCTATCACTGTGGGGTGAAGGCCAACGCCAAGACAGTTGGACTCAGTGCTAAAGCAGTAGCCTATGAGTGCAACACTACTTTTGGAAATGAGGTCTACTCAGTACTACGACGTGCAAAAGCCCAAG GTAAATCAGTGGGTATTGTGACCACCACACGTGTTCAGCATGCATCACCAGCTGCAGCCTATGCCCACTCTGTCAGCCGCAGCTGGTACAGCGACGCAGACCTTCCTTCCAGTGCTCAAAAACATGGATGTGTGGATATTGCTACCCAACTGGTCACCAACTTTGACATTGAT GTGATTCTTGGGGGAGGAAGGATGTACATGACGCCAAAAGGCACTCCAGATCCTGAGTATCCCACCTCCTCTTCTCGTAAGGGAAACcgcaaagacaagaaaaacctTATTGATGTGTGGTTGAATGCTAAACCG aacaaGAAATCACTGTATGTCTGGCATAAGAAGGAGTTTGATgagataaatgtaaaaactacagATCGTCTTATGG GTCTTTTTGAAGCAAAGGACATGAGATTTGATGTTTTCCGGAATACCACACGAGACCCATCTATTGTGGAGATGACCGAAAAAGCAATTCAAATCCTCAGGAAGAATCCAAAAGGATACTTCTTATTTGTGGAAG GAGGTAGAATTGACCATGGACACCATGATGGGATTGCAAAACTGGCACTAACTGAAGCTGAGATGTTTGATCGTGCAATTGAACGGGCAGCGCAAATCACCAGAGAGTCTGACACACTGACAGTGGTAACTGCAGACCACTCTCATGTCTTTACCTTTGGTGGTAACACACCTCGAGGGAACCCCATTTTTG GTCTGGCGCCAAAAAAAGCAGATGACGAAATGCCTTTTACCAGCATCCTTTATGCCAATGGCCCTGGTTATGTGCATGTAAATGGAACCAGAGGGAACATCACAACGGTGGATTACT TGGATGAGGAGTACATGCAGCAGGCCGCTGTACCATTGGATGCTGAGACACATGGCGGAGAAGACGTAGCCATCTACGCCAAAGGTCCCATGGCTCACCTGTTTCATGGAGTAAAGGAGCAGAACTACGTAGCACATGTTATGGCTTATGCAGCCTGTTTGGAGCCATACAAAAACTGCCCTCCTCACCATCACAGCCATTCCTCAGCTGGGAGTGTGAACAGACATTTAGGCCTTTTGGTCAACATGCTTGTCCTTCTGTGGTTTTTAAGATGA
- the alpi.1 gene encoding alkaline phosphatase, intestinal, tandem duplicate 1 isoform X2, translated as MGVSTVSAARILRGQNEGGSGEETVLAMDTFPYVALSKTYSVDKQVADSASTATAYHCGVKANAKTVGLSAKAVAYECNTTFGNEVYSVLRRAKAQGKSVGIVTTTRVQHASPAAAYAHSVSRSWYSDADLPSSAQKHGCVDIATQLVTNFDIDVILGGGRMYMTPKGTPDPEYPTSSSRKGNRKDKKNLIDVWLNAKPNKKSLYVWHKKEFDEINVKTTDRLMGLFEAKDMRFDVFRNTTRDPSIVEMTEKAIQILRKNPKGYFLFVEGGRIDHGHHDGIAKLALTEAEMFDRAIERAAQITRESDTLTVVTADHSHVFTFGGNTPRGNPIFGLAPKKADDEMPFTSILYANGPGYVHVNGTRGNITTVDYLDEEYMQQAAVPLDAETHGGEDVAIYAKGPMAHLFHGVKEQNYVAHVMAYAACLEPYKNCPPHHHSHSSAGSVNRHLGLLVNMLVLLWFLR; from the exons ATGGGTGTGTCTACGGTTTCAGCAGCACGTATCTTGCGAGGTCAGAATGAGGGCGGATCTGGGGAAGAGACAGTGCTGGCCATGGACACCTTCCCATATGTTGCCCTCTCTAAG ACCTACAGTGTGGATAAGCAGGTTGCGGACAGTGCCAGCACAGCCACGGCCTATCACTGTGGGGTGAAGGCCAACGCCAAGACAGTTGGACTCAGTGCTAAAGCAGTAGCCTATGAGTGCAACACTACTTTTGGAAATGAGGTCTACTCAGTACTACGACGTGCAAAAGCCCAAG GTAAATCAGTGGGTATTGTGACCACCACACGTGTTCAGCATGCATCACCAGCTGCAGCCTATGCCCACTCTGTCAGCCGCAGCTGGTACAGCGACGCAGACCTTCCTTCCAGTGCTCAAAAACATGGATGTGTGGATATTGCTACCCAACTGGTCACCAACTTTGACATTGAT GTGATTCTTGGGGGAGGAAGGATGTACATGACGCCAAAAGGCACTCCAGATCCTGAGTATCCCACCTCCTCTTCTCGTAAGGGAAACcgcaaagacaagaaaaacctTATTGATGTGTGGTTGAATGCTAAACCG aacaaGAAATCACTGTATGTCTGGCATAAGAAGGAGTTTGATgagataaatgtaaaaactacagATCGTCTTATGG GTCTTTTTGAAGCAAAGGACATGAGATTTGATGTTTTCCGGAATACCACACGAGACCCATCTATTGTGGAGATGACCGAAAAAGCAATTCAAATCCTCAGGAAGAATCCAAAAGGATACTTCTTATTTGTGGAAG GAGGTAGAATTGACCATGGACACCATGATGGGATTGCAAAACTGGCACTAACTGAAGCTGAGATGTTTGATCGTGCAATTGAACGGGCAGCGCAAATCACCAGAGAGTCTGACACACTGACAGTGGTAACTGCAGACCACTCTCATGTCTTTACCTTTGGTGGTAACACACCTCGAGGGAACCCCATTTTTG GTCTGGCGCCAAAAAAAGCAGATGACGAAATGCCTTTTACCAGCATCCTTTATGCCAATGGCCCTGGTTATGTGCATGTAAATGGAACCAGAGGGAACATCACAACGGTGGATTACT TGGATGAGGAGTACATGCAGCAGGCCGCTGTACCATTGGATGCTGAGACACATGGCGGAGAAGACGTAGCCATCTACGCCAAAGGTCCCATGGCTCACCTGTTTCATGGAGTAAAGGAGCAGAACTACGTAGCACATGTTATGGCTTATGCAGCCTGTTTGGAGCCATACAAAAACTGCCCTCCTCACCATCACAGCCATTCCTCAGCTGGGAGTGTGAACAGACATTTAGGCCTTTTGGTCAACATGCTTGTCCTTCTGTGGTTTTTAAGATGA
- the alpi.2 gene encoding intestinal-type alkaline phosphatase, whose product MAKTDNLLFAGLFIFVLTQRTLCTIEEERHAEYWNNKAKQALHTALNVQPNVHQAKNLILFLGDGMGIPTVTAARILKGQLEGNSGEEGSLVMDTFPHLALSKTYNVNQQMPDSAGTATAYLCGVKANYGTLGVSAATPRGDCRAIFGNEVTSILHRAKNAGKSVGIVTTTRVQHASPAACYAHSADRDWYSDSDLSNEAVQNGCRDIAYQLVHNTEIDVILGGGRQYMLPRDTPDPEYPSKTGDRKDGKNLIFEWAKNKTNAEYVWNKSEFDAVNPRKTNFLLGLFEPKDCRYELERDTSMDPSLTEMTEKAIKILQKNPKGYFLFVEGGRIDHGHHATWAKKALHEAVEFDRAIGRAAELTNELDTLTVVTADHSHVFAFGGHSARGNSVVGVSRGLASDNKHFTTAVYGNGPGYQIVNGTRPDMNESISSTNDYRQQTTVPLDSETHGIEDVAIFAKGPMSHLFHGVQEQSYIPHVMAYAACIEPYTDCQLLEGHSGRIHSSLLLVVMGLLITLCSA is encoded by the exons ATGGCAAAGACAGACAACCTCCTTTTTGCtggattatttatatttgtattaacTCAGAGGACTTTGTGCACTATCG AGGAAGAACGTCATGCTGAATACTGGAACAACAAAGCGAAACAAGCTCTTCACACTGCACTCAATGTTCAGCCTAATGTGCATCAAGCCAAAAACCTCATCCTGTTCCTGGGGGACG GAATGGGAATACCAACAGTGACAGCGGCCCGAATCCTCAAAGGCCAGCTGGAAGGAAATTCAGGAGAGGAGGGAAGTTTGGTTATGGATACATTCCCTCACTTGGCACTGTCTAAG ACCTATAACGTAAACCAGCAGATGCCAGATAGTGCCGGCACAGCGACGGCATACTTATGTGGGGTAAAAGCCAACTATGGGACCCTTGGAGTCTCTGCTGCCACTCCACGGGGTGACTGTAGAGCTATTTTTGGCAATGAAGTCACATCAATTCTCCACCGTGCCAAGAATGCAG GAAAATCTGTTGGAATTGTCACAACAACGAGAGTGCAACATGCTTCCCCTGCTGCCTGCTACGCTCACTCTGCAGATAGAGATTGGTATTCTGACTCGGACCTCTCTAATGAAGCTGTCCAAAATGGCTGCCGTGATATTGCTTATCAACTGGTTCACAACACAGAGATAGAT GTCATTCTGGGTGGAGGTCGTCAGTATATGTTACCAAGAGACACACCAGATCCTGAGTACCCGTCCAAAACTGGAGACCGGAAAGACggaaaaaatcttatttttgaatgggctaaaaacaaaaca AATGCTGAATATGTTTGGAATAAAAGTGAGTTTGATGCTGTCAATCCTCGAAAAACCAACTTCCTTCTAG GTTTGTTTGAACCTAAAGACTGTCGCTATGAGCTGGAGCGGGATACATCTATGGACCCTTCGCTAACAGAGATGACAGAAAAGGCAATCAAGATTCTCCAAAAGAATCCCAAaggatattttctgtttgtggaaG GGGGGAGAATAGATCATGGTCACCATGCCACTTGGGCTAAAAAAGCTCTCCACGAAGCTGTGGAGTTTGACCGTGCAATCGGGCGAGCAGCAGAACTCACCAATGAGCTGGACACACTGACTGTAGTCACTGCTGACCACTcccatgtttttgcttttggagGACATTCTGCAAGAGGAAACTCTGTTGTGG GAGTTTCTCGTGGCTTGGCCTCAGACAACAAGCACTTTACCACTGCTGTTTATGGCAATGGACCAGGATATCAGATAGTCAATGGAACTCGCCCTGATATGAATGAATCAATTTCAT CAACAAATGACTACAGACAGCAGACTACAGTCCCTCTCGACTCAGAGACCCATGGGATAGAAGACGTGGCCATCTTTGCCAAAGGACCAATGTCTCACCTTTTTCACGGAGTTCAGGAACAGAGCTACATTCCACATGTCATGGCTTACGCTGCCTGCATAGAGCCCTATACAGATTGCCAACTACTCGAAGGACACAGTGGAAGAATTCACTCTAGCCTGCTTCTTGTTGTGATGGGCTTGCTGATTACCCTGTGCTCTGCCTGA
- the LOC122838878 gene encoding uncharacterized protein LOC122838878, whose amino-acid sequence MHCNNGRLASQLCVAVNDGDTRSVQLFLSKGANPNLVGSKGVAAIHLAVGNETEKNLRCLKMLLQHGSDPNVRSSEGLTPLHVAALWGCYQNLKLLLMNGGNPNLKDNEGNTPAQLAEQQDNRKCASLLHEYQSSADTEEEDLPQFQYSVYSDQTDTSSYPESDYSFSSRSSMISGFGEVPLSSTRRSSFFTLSNINGRPSCRGVSFNGPSVLSSTRISAAGPVAPMPAPENDALSFDDGSVTKDNEVVSKPSEFLSRRASRKSVSFRKIDDYFPVFSPETPKQSTAAEISQRTDTLPFDMSEYSDFLDSERMATVLPQQGIDVTSPDHVFVFSRESSESTEEELEKTVISHCALELSEDEPEEQSSKEPPVNPSEQQEQVHVGNSSSSSSSSSSSSSSGTCSSHYSSCESYHYTSCLDAPVPLRNPSFPLIEEAESDTRTKQDSTDSENELQKGEKNMLRVQTEPNRDSKSKTVQPLSGLLDKLTLSEKQHEETDILKASMGSYLSTARKLDGVRQDAESSEENSGLQFTPSPFVTGRTRSRLSRCSMRTSRNPESMLITSSLFDDTLPTPVRMFRQTPRCQSSGHGINSPYTPIYTSHHLERCTERDSLPNDSQDPQSSTLRGPSVSNSQADTLILHNSVTDSVGGSQTLDDTVILDKNQDDSDTAYEKNFAEIIRAIRGQNRHLPEDEEFLTENLTGSDEAKIAHLAAEDQVDDFKKDDCWVTEDYGSESNSASSSSTSSCLSPKTSTEDTDPPCTPGTGCTPRYSMSRLSSRRPQRLADLSFTPGGRPVIQNLDEPVEYLYTDTEQGHKLIETHVPPTSDTSFTSGTSTSISDETVLYDWRALQAETKSSKGKENLQPEMWAQEEEDDKSECKPFPETRGLTDRELRLRLVELGESPGPISSRTRPTYLRKLCRLLQEENCNTQNDNKQSDQPQKDLGYSPDLCRVLKTFQLPDSHGDEQSLCQQFDQPDQNRKWREGIIKSSFNYLLLDPRVTNNLPFRSHTMTPQECFQTFVHAIFYVGKGKRSRPYSHLYEALEYYRGEKTAKKLCPKVQHILQVWTAGQGVISLHCFQNVIPVEAYTREACMVEAIGLKMLTNQKRGDFYGVVSNWELKRKRELGIHLLYRAMQIFLAEGERQLRPADIRQ is encoded by the exons ATGCATTGCAACAACGGAAGGCTGGCAAGTCAGTTGTGCGTCGCGGTGAACGATGGAGACACCAG ATCTGTACAGCTATTTCTTTCCAAGGGTGCAAACCCAAACCTGGTGGGTAGTAAAGGTGTGGCTGCAATACACCTGGCTGTCGGCAACGAAACAGAGAAGAACTTACGCTGcttgaaaatgttgctgcagCATGGATCTGACCCTAATGTCAG ATCTTCTGAAGGCCTGACTCCTCTTCATGTCGCTGCTCTTTGGGGATGCTATCAAAATCTCAAGCTGCTCTTAATGAATGGAGGGAACCCAAATTTGAAAGACAAT gAAGGGAACACACCAGCACAACTAGCAGAACAACAGGACAATCGGAAATGTGCCTCTCTTCTTCATGAGTACCAGTCCTCAGCTGATACAGAAGAAGAGGACCTCCCTCAGTTTCAATACT CTGTGTACTCAGACCAGACTGACACGTCCAGCTATCCTGAATCAGACTACAGTTTCAGTTCCCGCTCGTCTATGATCAGTGGTTTTGGTGAAGTCCCACTGAGCAGCACGAGGCGTTCATCCTTTTTCACCTTGTCCAACATAAATGGAAGACCAAGTTGCAGGGGAGTATCATTTAATGGGCCTTCTGTACTTTCAAGCACTCGCATTTCTGCTGCAGGACCTGTAGCTCCAATGCCAGCTCCAGAAAATGATGCCTTAAGTTTTGACGACGGATCAGTCACAAAGGATAATGAAGTTGTTTCAAAACCTTCAGAGTTTTTATCCAGGCGAGCAAGTCGGAAGAGTGTTAGCTTTAGAAAAATAGATGACTATTTCCCAGTTTTCAGCCCAGAAACTCCCAAACAGAGCACTGCTGCTGAAATCAGCCAGCGCACGGACACTTTACCCTTTGACATGTCTGAATACTCAGACTTTCTAGATTCTGAACGCATGGCTACAGTTTTACCACAGCAGGGGATCGACGTCACATCACCGGACCATGTATTTGTCTTCTCTAGGGAAAGCAGTGAGAGCACAGAAGAGGAGCTAGAGAAAACAGTTATCAGTCACTGTGCTCTTGAACTCAGTGAGGATGAACCAGAGGAGCAGAGCAGCAAAGAACCTCCAGTGAATCCTTCTGAACAACAAGAGCAGGTCCATGTgggcaacagcagcagcagcagcagcagcagcagcagcagcagcagcagtgggacTTGCAGCAGTCATTACAGTAGCTGTGAAAGTTACCATTACACCAGCTGTCTGGATGCTCCTGTACCCCTAAGAAATCCTTCATTCCCCCTTATAGAGGAGGCAGAGTCTGATACAAGGACCAAACAGGACTCTACAGACTCTGAAAATGAACTccaaaagggagaaaaaaatatgctaAGAGTTCAAACGGAACCCAACAGAGactcaaaatctaaaactgtaCAGCCTTTATCAGGTTTGCTTGATAAACTGACCTTATCTGAAAAACAGCATGAAGAGACGGATATATTGAAAGCTTCTATGGGTTCTTATTTAAGCACTGCAAGAAAACTTGATGGAGTCAGGCAAGATGCAGAGTCATCAGAAGAAAATAGTGGACTTCAATTTACACCTAGCCCTTTTGTGACCGGCAGGACGCGGTCTAGATTGAGCCGCTGCTCAATGAGAACAAGCAGAAACCCTGAGAGCATGTTAATCACATCTTCTTTATTTGATGATACGCTGCCAACCCCAGTTCGAATGTTTCGGCAGACACCAAGGTGTCAGAGCAGTGGGCATGGAATCAACTCACCTTACACACCTATTTATACGTCACACCACTTGGAGAGGTGCACAGAAAGAGACTCGCTACCCAACGACAGCCAAGACCCCCAGTCCAGCACTCTTAGAGGTCCAAGTGTCAGTAATAGCCAAGCTGATACTCTTATTCTACACAACAGCGTAACTGATTCTGTTGGGGGATCCCAGACTTTGGATGACACTGTCATATTAGACAAGAACCAGGACGACTCGGACACTGCTTATGAAAAAAATTTTGCAGAGATTATTCGTGCCATAAGAGGACAGAACAGGCATCTTCCTGAGGATGAGGAATTTCTAACGGAGAATCTTACTGGTTCGGATGAGGCAAAAATAGCTCATCTGGCAGCTGAAGATCAAGtagatgattttaaaaaggatgACTGTTGGGTTACTGAAGACTACGGCTCAGAGTCCAACTCTGCATCCTCTTCGTCCACCTCCAGCTGTTTATCTCCAAAGACATCCACGGAGGACACTGACCCTCCATGTACTCCAGGCACCGGATGCACCCCAAGATACAGCATGAGCCGACTGTCGAGCCGTCGACCACAGCGCCTGGCAGACCTGTCTTTCACTCCTGGGGGGCGTCCAGTAATCCAGAACCTGGATGAACCAGTGGAGTATCTCTACACTGATACAGAGCAGGGCCACAAGCTCATTGAGACACACGTTCCACCTACGTCCGACACCTCATTCACCTCCGGCACAAGTACCAGCATCAGCGACGAGACTGTTTTGTACGACTGGCGAGCTTTACAAGCTGAAACAAAGAGCAGCAAGGGGAAAGAGAATCTACAGCCTGAGATGTGGGctcaggaagaggaagatgataaATCTGAGTGCAAACCGTTCCCAGAAACTAGAGGATTGACTGACAGGGAGCTGAGACTGAGGCTGGTGGAACTGGGAGAGAGCCCTGGTCCTATCAGCAGCCGCACCAGGCCAACTTACCTGAGGAAGCTCTGCCGACTGTTGCAAGAGGAAAACTGCAACACACAGAATGACAACAAACAGTCTGACCAGCCGCAGAAag ATTTAGGGTATAGTCCAGATCTCTGTCGGGTCCTGAAGACTTTCCAGCTGCCCGATTCCCATGGTGATGAGCAGTCCCTGTGCCAGCAGTTTGACCAACCGgatcaaaacaggaagtggagggaGGGCATCATCAAGTCCAGCTTTAACTACCTTCTTCTTGACCCAAG agTCACAAATAACCTCCCGTTCCGCAGTCACACCATGACTCCTCAGGAATGTTTCCAGACTTTCGTCCATGCCATATTTTACGTGGGCAAAGGAAAACGCTCCCGCCCCTACAGTCACCTGTATGAAGCTTTAGAGTACTACCGAGGGGAGAAGACCGCCAAG AAACTTTGTCCAAAAGTGCAGCACATTCTCCAGGTGTGGACGGCCGGACAGGGAGTCATCTCTCTGCACTGTTTTCAGAACGTCATTCCTGTGGAAGCGTACACAAGAGAGGCCTGCATGGTGGAGGCCATCG GGCTAAAGATGCTGACCAATCAGAAGCGAGGAGATTTCTATGGTGTGGTGTCAAATTGGGAGCTAAAGAGGAAACGGGAGCTCGGGATCCACCTGCTATACCGAGCCATGCAGATCTTCCTGGCTGAGGGTGAGAGACAGCTCAGACCAGCAGACATCAGGCAGTAG